One genomic window of Quercus robur chromosome 6, dhQueRobu3.1, whole genome shotgun sequence includes the following:
- the LOC126732586 gene encoding BES1/BZR1 homolog protein 2-like: MAGGGSSGRLPTWKERENNKRRERRRRAIAAKIYSGLRAQGNYKLPKHCDNNEVLKALCIEAGWVVEEDGTTYRKGCKPAPAEMAGTSTNISTCSSVQLSPQSSNFPSPVPSYHASPSSSSFPSPTRFDANPSSYLLPFLRNIASIPTNLPPLRISNSAPVTPPLSSPTSRGSKRKPDWESLSNGSLNSFRHPLFAASAPSSPTRRHHATPATIPECDESDASTVDSGRWVSFQAVPPQAAPPSPTFNLMKPVAQQSCLQDGVDVHEGLDWGTAAERGRGTEFEFESGRVKAWEGERIHEVGMEDLELTLGSGKTRGEASG; encoded by the exons atggcgGGCGGGGGCTCATCGGGGAGGTTGCCGACGTGGAAGGAAAGAGAGAACAACAAGAGAAGGGAGCGAAGAAGAAGAGCAATCGCAGCTAAGATATACTCTGGTCTTAGAGCTCAGGGGAACTATAAGCTACCTAAACACTGTGACAACAACGAGGTCTTGAAGGCTCTCTGTATCGAAGCTGGTTGGGTCGTCGAAGAAGATGGCACCACCTATCGCAAG GGATGCAAGCCAGCCCCAGCTGAGATGGCAGGGACTTCAACAAACATCAGCACATGTTCCTCTGTTCAATTAAGCCCACAATCCTCAAATTTTCCAAGTCCTGTACCATCCTATCATGCCAGCCCATCGTCGTCCTCATTCCCAAGCCCTACTCGATTTGATGCAAATCCCTCCTCTTACCTCCTTCCATTCCTACGCAATATTGCCTCCATACCTACAAATCTTCCTCCTCTTAGAATATCCAACAGTGCTCCTGTAACGCCACCCCTTTCTTCGCCAACCTCTAGAGGTTCAAAACGAAAACCGGACTGGGAGTCCCTTTCCAATGGTTCCCTAAACTCCTTTCGCCACCCCCTATTTGCAGCCTCTGCCCCATCAAGCCCTACACGACGTCACCATGCTACACCTGCCACAATACCAGAATGTGATGAATCTGATGCTTCCACAGTGGACTCTGGTCGTTGGGTCAGTTTCCAGGCAGTTCCACCTCAAGCGGCTCCTCCTTCACCTACATTTAATCTAATGAAACCAGTGGCCCAACAGAGCTGTCTCCAAGATGGGGTTGATGTGCATGAAGGCTTAGACTGGGGAACTGCagcagagagagggagaggcaCAGAGTTTGAGTTCGAGAGTGGCAGAGTAAAGGCATGGGAGGGTGAGAGAATTCATGAGGTAGGGATGGAGGATCTGGAGCTTACACTGGGGAGTGGGAAGACCCGTGGTGAAGCATCAGGCTGA
- the LOC126732587 gene encoding uncharacterized protein LOC126732587 — MLPRLGAPIRSRPLFHRHLEAMNMRTRKIFGVSLSLILINLAAIMERADENLLPSVYKEVSEAFNAGPSDLGYLTFIRNFVQGLASPLAGVLVINHDRPTVLAMGTFCWALSTAAVGASQLFLQVAFWRAINGFGLAIVIPALQSFIADSYMDGVRGTGFGLLSLVGSLGGIGGGVLATIMAGHQYWGVPGWRFAFILMAALSSLIGFLVFLFVVDPRKTVSINHDTGEAEEKKVLTEKGNAISTASFWRESWMAMKSVMKVQTFQVIVLQGIVGSLPWTAMVFFTMWFELIGFDHNGTATLLSLFAMGCALGSLLGGLIADKLSQIWPHSGRIMCAQFSAFMGIPFSLFLLRVIPQSVSSYYTFATTLFLMGLTISWNGCAVNAPVFAEVVPAKHRTMIYAFDRAFEGSFSSVAAPLVGIISEKIYGYDSKSVDPVGGSAPEALALSKGLLSMMAVPFGLCCLFYTPLYYIFRRDRENARLATLKEEDMTREVSM; from the exons atGCTTCCAAGACTTGGTGCTCCTATTCGATCCAGGCCTCTTTTTCACAGACATTTGGAAGCCATGAACATGAG GACAAGAAAGATTTTtggggtttctctctctctcattctcatcAATTTGGCTGCCATAATGGAGCGTGCTGATGAGAATCTCCTCCCATCTGTTTACAAAGAAGTCAGTGAAGCTTTCAATGCTGGGCCATCTGACCTGGGGTATCTTACATTCATAAGGAACTTTGTGCAGGGACTTGCATCACCCTTGGCAGGAGTACTCGTTATAAACCATGATCGCCCTACAGTTCTTGCAATGGGCACTTTCTGCTGGGCCCTATCAACTGCTGCAGTGGGTGCTAGCCAGCTTTTTCTTCAAGTTGCATTCTGGAGAGCAATAAATGGCTTTGGTTTGGCGATTGTGATACCGGCACTCCAGTCCTTCATTGCTGATAGCTATATGGATGGTGTGAGGGGAACAGGATTTGGACTGCTAAGCCTTGTGGGTTCCTTGGGTGGCATAGGAGGCGGTGTTCTAGCAACAATTATGGCTGGTCACCAATACTGGGGTGTGCCTGGATGGCGTTTTGCCTTTATTCTGATGGCAGCATTGAGTTCACTAATTGGGttccttgttttcttgtttgtgGTAGACCCTAGAAAAACAGTTAGCATCAATCATGATACGGGAGAGGCTGAAGAAAA GAAGGTTTTGACGGAAAAGGGCAATGCTATTAGCACGGCATCATTTTGGCGAGAGTCTTGGATGGCAATGAAAAGTGTTATGAAAGTGCAAACATTTCAGGTCATCGTCTTGCAGGGCATTGTTGGGTCGCTACCATGGACTGCCATGGTGTTCTTCACTATGTGGTTTGAACTAATAG GTTTTGATCATAATGGTACAGCAACCCTCCTTAGTCTTTTTGCTATGGGATGTGCTCTGGGATCACTCCTTGGTGGTCTAATTGCAGATAAATTATCTCAAATCTGGCCCCACTCAGGTCGTATCATGTGTGCGCAGTTCAGTGCCTTCATGGGCATCCCATTCTCATTGTTCCTACTTAGAGTGATCCCACAGTCAGTAAGCAGCTATTATACCTTTGCTACCACCCTCTTTCTAATGGGTCTAACCATTAGCTGGAATGGCTGTGCTGTAAATGCCCCCGTGTTTGCTGAGGTGGTTCCTGCTAAACACAGGACTATGATTTATGCATTTGATCGTGCTTTTGAAGGATCATTCTCTTCTGTTGCTGCTCCCTTGGTTGGAATTATATCAGAAAAGATATATGGCTATGATTCAAAATCCGTGGATCCAGTAGGAGGATCTGCACCAGAGGCTTTGGCATTGTCTAAGGGACTTCTCTCGATGATGGCCGTACCATTTGGTTTGTGTTGCTTGTTTTACACACctttgtattatatttttaggCGGGACCGTGAAAATGCTAGACTGGCCACTTTGAAAGAGGAAGATATGACACGAGAAGTGTCAATGTAG